One region of Jatrophihabitans cynanchi genomic DNA includes:
- a CDS encoding DUF6191 domain-containing protein, with amino-acid sequence MTQWGLDTLFNPAKRHMDEEKRRLQSTREEVGDSSGGKRIDLESGKVRIRRDDRGVPREEEDSAAELVDGAAAAAAEDAAAEDTAPEHSAPDATAAGAVEPGSPVTIAGSAAERAAARRRRAAK; translated from the coding sequence ATGACGCAGTGGGGTCTGGACACCCTCTTCAATCCCGCCAAGAGGCACATGGATGAGGAGAAGCGTCGGCTGCAGTCGACCCGCGAGGAGGTCGGCGACAGTTCAGGTGGGAAGCGGATCGACCTCGAGTCCGGCAAGGTCCGGATCCGGCGCGACGATCGGGGCGTCCCGCGCGAGGAGGAGGATTCGGCCGCCGAACTGGTGGACGGTGCTGCTGCCGCCGCTGCCGAGGACGCCGCTGCCGAGGACACCGCACCCGAGCACTCCGCTCCCGACGCGACCGCCGCCGGCGCGGTCGAGCCGGGTTCGCCGGTGACGATCGCCGGATCGGCCGCCGAGCGGGCGGCCGCGCGTCGGCGCCGCGCGGCCAAGTAG
- a CDS encoding ABC transporter ATP-binding protein has product MQAYAVTADGLSVVRGGVEVLRGISVEIATGGVTGLLGPSGSGKTTLLRCILGLQRIARGTVCVLGRPNGDPALRTEVGYATQEASVYDDLTVAQNLRYFAALLGTPAADVVRVIEAVQLGGYADRLAGRLSGGQRSRVSLAVAMLGTPRLLVLDEPTVGLDPLLREDLWTLFHRVAADGVSVLVSSHVMDEADRCDRLLLLREGAVLAHDTPAALKDRTGTGSMEAAFLTLVRSG; this is encoded by the coding sequence GTGCAGGCATACGCCGTGACCGCCGATGGGCTGAGCGTGGTGCGCGGCGGGGTCGAGGTGCTGCGGGGGATCAGCGTCGAGATCGCCACGGGCGGCGTGACCGGCCTGCTCGGGCCGAGCGGGTCGGGCAAGACCACGTTGCTGCGCTGCATCCTCGGGCTGCAGCGGATCGCGCGGGGCACCGTGTGCGTACTCGGCCGGCCGAACGGGGACCCGGCGTTGCGCACCGAGGTCGGCTACGCCACCCAGGAGGCCTCCGTCTACGACGACCTCACGGTCGCGCAGAACCTGCGCTACTTCGCCGCGCTGCTCGGCACTCCTGCCGCGGACGTGGTTCGCGTGATCGAGGCGGTACAGCTGGGCGGCTACGCCGATCGGCTCGCCGGACGGCTCTCCGGCGGGCAGCGTTCGCGGGTCAGCCTGGCGGTCGCGATGCTCGGGACGCCCCGGCTGCTGGTGCTGGACGAGCCGACCGTCGGGCTGGACCCGCTGCTACGCGAGGACCTCTGGACCCTGTTCCATCGCGTGGCCGCGGACGGCGTCAGCGTGCTGGTGTCCAGTCACGTGATGGACGAGGCGGACCGGTGCGACCGGTTGCTGCTGCTGCGCGAAGGAGCGGTGCTCGCCCACGACACCCCGGCAGCGCTGAAGGACCGCACCGGCACCGGTTCGATGGAGGCCGCGTTCCTCACCCTGGTGCGCTCCGGGTGA
- a CDS encoding lipoprotein, producing the protein MRRVLATLVLAAVLTGCASAPSPTAPELSARARTQLQTDVLAVARAAARHDPTAARAALADLSSDLTALRAAGALSPARAAQIAALVTKVRAQLTTAATRTASPSPVVAPVDRKSAVIRQPAPTTTPKPKAKPKPKGHGHGRGPGHNG; encoded by the coding sequence ATGAGACGCGTCCTCGCCACGCTCGTCCTGGCCGCCGTGCTGACCGGGTGCGCCTCGGCACCGAGCCCGACGGCACCGGAGCTGTCCGCCCGCGCCCGGACCCAGCTGCAGACCGACGTCCTCGCGGTGGCCCGGGCCGCCGCGCGGCACGACCCGACCGCGGCGCGTGCCGCACTGGCCGACCTGAGCAGCGACCTCACCGCGTTGCGGGCGGCCGGTGCGCTCAGCCCGGCGCGAGCCGCGCAGATCGCCGCGCTGGTCACGAAGGTGCGGGCACAGCTGACCACTGCAGCCACCCGCACCGCGAGCCCGTCGCCCGTCGTCGCACCGGTTGACCGGAAATCGGCGGTGATCCGCCAGCCCGCCCCGACGACCACCCCCAAGCCGAAGGCCAAGCCGAAACCGAAGGGTCACGGGCACGGGCGCGGCCCCGGCCACAACGGCTGA
- a CDS encoding adenylate kinase yields the protein MNVLLIGPPGSGKGTQGERLAARLGLEHIAAGDLLRAEVRAGTPLGRQVVEFMQRGDLVPDVIIISLVMPKVLAAASGAGYLLDGFPRSVEQAREARALAERVGASPDAVLYLDVPREELIRRILHRAEIEGRADDNPQTVANRLQVFNDATAPLIDYYRGRGILHVIDADKDADEVTEAIIGVLQAAA from the coding sequence ATGAACGTGCTGCTGATCGGGCCGCCGGGTTCCGGCAAGGGCACCCAGGGCGAACGGCTCGCCGCGCGGCTGGGGCTGGAACACATCGCGGCCGGCGACCTGCTGCGTGCCGAGGTGCGGGCGGGCACGCCGCTCGGCCGGCAGGTGGTCGAGTTCATGCAGCGCGGTGACCTCGTGCCGGACGTGATCATCATCAGCCTGGTGATGCCGAAGGTGCTGGCCGCGGCGAGCGGGGCCGGTTACCTGCTGGACGGCTTCCCGCGTTCGGTGGAGCAGGCTCGCGAGGCGCGCGCTCTCGCCGAGCGGGTGGGCGCCTCACCGGACGCCGTGCTCTACCTCGACGTGCCGCGCGAGGAGCTGATCCGCCGCATCCTGCATCGCGCCGAGATCGAGGGGCGCGCGGACGACAACCCGCAGACCGTGGCGAACCGCCTGCAGGTGTTCAACGACGCGACCGCGCCGCTGATCGACTACTACCGCGGCCGTGGGATCTTGCACGTGATCGACGCCGACAAGGACGCCGACGAGGTCACCGAGGCGATCATCGGCGTCCTGCAGGCTGCCGCCTGA
- a CDS encoding ABC transporter permease, producing MSLGTTAVGRSAVRTGATAGRVLRQLRHDPRSVVLMIVVPSLLMVLLRYMYDSRAVFDRIAPALLGFFPFLMMFLITSITMLRERRGGTLERLLTTPIGRLDLIAGYGVAFSLLALVEVLVAVLVSVWLGLSIAGSLLWLLVVAVLNALLGVALGLLASAFARTEFQALQFMPVLVLPQLLLCGLFQPRGQMASVLRWLSDVMPLSYAVDALQTVTSASSLSGTYWRDAAVVGGCVALGLVLAAVTLRRRSA from the coding sequence GTGAGCCTCGGGACGACCGCCGTGGGGCGTAGCGCGGTGCGGACCGGGGCCACGGCCGGCAGGGTGCTGCGGCAGCTGCGGCACGACCCGCGCAGCGTGGTGCTGATGATCGTGGTGCCGTCGCTGCTCATGGTGCTGCTGCGTTACATGTACGACTCGCGCGCGGTGTTCGACCGCATCGCGCCCGCCCTGCTCGGGTTCTTTCCGTTCCTGATGATGTTCCTGATCACCTCGATCACGATGTTGCGCGAGCGGCGTGGCGGAACGCTGGAGCGGCTGTTGACCACGCCGATCGGGCGGCTCGATCTCATTGCCGGGTACGGCGTCGCGTTCTCGCTGTTGGCCCTGGTCGAGGTTCTCGTCGCGGTGCTCGTCAGCGTGTGGCTGGGGCTGTCGATTGCCGGCTCGTTGCTCTGGTTGCTGGTTGTCGCGGTCCTCAACGCACTGCTCGGCGTCGCCCTCGGCTTGCTGGCGAGCGCGTTCGCGCGCACCGAGTTCCAGGCGCTGCAGTTCATGCCGGTCCTCGTGCTGCCGCAGTTGCTGCTGTGCGGGCTGTTCCAGCCGCGCGGGCAGATGGCGAGCGTGCTGCGCTGGCTCTCGGACGTGATGCCGCTGTCGTACGCGGTCGATGCGCTGCAAACGGTGACGAGCGCGAGCTCGCTGAGCGGGACGTACTGGCGGGACGCGGCCGTCGTCGGCGGGTGCGTGGCGCTCGGCCTGGTGCTGGCCGCCGTGACGCTGCGCCGCCGCTCTGCCTGA
- the msrA gene encoding peptide-methionine (S)-S-oxide reductase MsrA — protein MLFSHPKTDLISPEHALRGRADYPFTVPATHHVNGRPIQPPFPDGIRTVVFGLGCFWGAEEIFWQTEGVWTTAVGYAGGFSPHPTYEEVCTGRTGHTESVLVAYDPALVEFGELVARFFEVHDPTQGMRQGNDIGTQYRSAIYYTSEEQRAVAEEAKATYSAFLQARGFDRVGTEIAPLGPFYYAEGYHQQYLAKNPNGYRCHAATGLDFPR, from the coding sequence ATGCTCTTCTCGCATCCCAAGACCGACCTGATCAGCCCCGAGCACGCGCTGCGGGGCCGGGCCGACTACCCGTTCACCGTGCCCGCGACGCACCACGTCAACGGCCGACCGATCCAGCCGCCGTTCCCGGACGGGATCCGCACGGTGGTGTTCGGGCTCGGCTGCTTCTGGGGCGCCGAGGAGATCTTCTGGCAGACCGAGGGGGTCTGGACCACTGCCGTCGGGTACGCCGGCGGCTTCAGCCCGCACCCCACCTACGAGGAGGTCTGCACCGGGCGCACCGGTCACACCGAGTCGGTGCTGGTGGCCTACGACCCCGCCCTGGTCGAGTTCGGTGAACTGGTTGCCCGCTTCTTCGAGGTGCACGACCCGACACAGGGCATGCGCCAGGGCAACGACATCGGTACCCAGTACCGCTCGGCGATCTACTACACGAGCGAGGAGCAGCGCGCCGTGGCCGAGGAGGCGAAGGCGACCTATTCGGCGTTCCTGCAGGCGCGCGGCTTCGACCGGGTCGGCACGGAGATCGCCCCGCTCGGCCCGTTCTACTACGCCGAGGGCTACCACCAGCAGTACCTGGCCAAGAACCCGAACGGGTACCGCTGCCACGCGGCAACCGGCTTGGACTTCCCCCGCTAG
- a CDS encoding endonuclease/exonuclease/phosphatase family protein, protein MRVEVDNARVVGPSNKYGEQYVTTKPDQNRTYRGGTEVLAENATPSGRLEVVTANGADLGLDVGDVLAGATVGPIDWSSFGGYALDATTVGTPQRNHPAPVVAQPAGTRQLSIATYNVENLAQGDSAAKYQALAQGVVTNLAAPDIVALEEVQDNTGSRDDGTVAADQTLAKLTAAISAAGGPSYQWREIDPVNDKDGGQPGGNIRVAFLYDPSRVSFVDTGSTSVDRSTTGTQAVKSHGKAALSLSPGRIDPTNPVWTDSRKPLAGEFSFRGQRVIVIANHFDSKLGDQNADGRFQYPEQSSTVQRAGQALVVHQFVRSLLDVEKKAEVVVLGDLNDYQFSAALAVLRTGNAAGTGPASLTDLITTLPADQQYTYVYNGISQVLDHILVTRAVRGINYQVVHVNAEYTNQTSDHDPQVLAFTP, encoded by the coding sequence ATGCGCGTGGAGGTCGACAACGCGCGCGTCGTGGGCCCGTCCAACAAGTACGGCGAGCAGTACGTCACCACCAAGCCCGACCAGAACCGCACCTACCGCGGCGGCACCGAGGTTCTCGCCGAGAACGCGACCCCGTCCGGCCGGCTCGAGGTGGTCACCGCGAACGGCGCCGATCTCGGGCTGGACGTCGGCGACGTGCTGGCCGGCGCGACGGTGGGCCCGATCGACTGGTCCTCCTTCGGCGGCTACGCCCTGGACGCGACCACAGTCGGCACACCGCAGCGCAACCACCCGGCGCCCGTCGTCGCCCAGCCCGCCGGGACCCGCCAGCTGTCCATCGCCACGTACAACGTCGAGAACCTCGCCCAGGGCGACTCGGCGGCCAAGTACCAGGCGCTGGCGCAGGGCGTGGTCACGAACCTGGCCGCGCCGGACATCGTGGCGCTGGAGGAGGTGCAGGACAACACCGGCTCGCGCGACGACGGCACCGTGGCCGCCGACCAGACGCTGGCCAAGCTGACCGCCGCGATCAGTGCCGCCGGCGGGCCGTCCTACCAGTGGCGCGAGATCGACCCGGTCAACGACAAGGACGGCGGGCAGCCCGGCGGCAACATCCGGGTCGCGTTCCTGTACGACCCGAGCCGGGTGAGCTTCGTCGACACCGGCAGCACGTCCGTCGACCGCTCCACCACCGGCACCCAGGCGGTCAAGTCGCACGGCAAGGCGGCGCTGAGCCTGTCGCCGGGGCGGATCGACCCGACCAACCCGGTCTGGACGGACAGCCGCAAGCCCCTGGCCGGGGAGTTCAGCTTCCGCGGCCAGCGGGTCATCGTGATCGCCAACCACTTCGACTCCAAGCTGGGCGACCAGAACGCCGACGGGCGCTTCCAGTACCCCGAGCAGTCCTCGACGGTGCAGCGCGCCGGGCAGGCGCTGGTCGTGCACCAATTCGTCCGGTCGCTGCTGGACGTGGAAAAGAAGGCGGAGGTGGTCGTGCTCGGTGACCTGAACGACTACCAGTTCAGCGCCGCGCTGGCCGTGCTGCGGACCGGGAACGCGGCCGGGACGGGGCCGGCGAGCCTGACCGACCTGATCACCACGCTGCCGGCCGACCAGCAGTACACCTACGTGTACAACGGCATCTCGCAGGTGCTCGACCACATCCTGGTCACCCGGGCGGTGCGCGGCATTAACTACCAGGTGGTGCACGTCAACGCCGAGTACACGAACCAGACGAGCGATCACGACCCGCAGGTGCTGGCCTTCACGCCCTGA
- a CDS encoding serine/threonine-protein kinase, giving the protein MVDTQPRTAPPAADASVLLARRYRLGPVLGRGGMSEVLRAEDTLLGRDVAIKLFFPAAADAADPRRHSGEITLLAALNHPGLVTLFDAGTTAAVGGTERPYLVMELVAGPSLATQLRAGPLNPAQTAALAGRLAATLAYVHANGVVHRDVKPANILLEPTPDGEFAPRLADFGVARLVDSTRLTQAGMTVGTANYLSPEQAMGEPVDSSTDVYALGLVLLECLTGEVAFPGVGVAAAAARLHRDPVIPTRFGARWCELLAAMTARDPAGRPTAAAVAETLSEPLAVIEVATGTVPASAPAAADPPTALLSAPAAGSGGTKLLDRPAARRSRLGWAVAAALAVAAGVAALVLVLAQPSGTSGQTGQPQDGAPTAPAYPRVGGTLGTYLDQLEKAVGR; this is encoded by the coding sequence ATGGTCGACACCCAACCCCGGACCGCCCCGCCCGCGGCCGACGCCAGCGTGCTGCTCGCCCGTCGCTACCGGCTCGGGCCGGTGCTCGGGCGCGGCGGGATGTCAGAGGTCCTGCGCGCCGAGGACACCCTGCTCGGCCGGGACGTGGCCATCAAGCTGTTCTTCCCCGCCGCGGCCGATGCCGCCGACCCGCGCCGGCACTCGGGCGAGATCACCCTGCTCGCCGCGCTGAACCACCCCGGCCTGGTCACCCTGTTCGACGCCGGGACCACGGCGGCCGTCGGCGGCACCGAGCGGCCCTACCTGGTGATGGAGCTCGTCGCCGGGCCGAGCCTGGCCACGCAGCTGCGGGCCGGCCCGCTGAACCCGGCGCAGACCGCCGCGCTGGCGGGGCGGCTGGCAGCGACGCTGGCCTACGTGCATGCCAACGGGGTCGTGCATCGCGACGTCAAACCGGCCAACATCCTGCTCGAGCCCACGCCGGACGGCGAGTTCGCGCCGCGGCTCGCCGACTTCGGGGTGGCCCGGCTCGTCGACAGCACCCGGCTCACCCAGGCGGGTATGACCGTCGGCACCGCCAACTACCTGAGCCCGGAGCAGGCGATGGGCGAACCGGTCGACAGCTCCACCGACGTGTACGCGCTCGGCCTGGTACTGCTCGAATGCCTCACCGGCGAGGTCGCCTTCCCCGGTGTGGGCGTCGCCGCCGCGGCGGCCCGGCTGCACCGCGACCCGGTGATCCCCACCCGGTTCGGCGCGCGGTGGTGCGAACTGCTCGCCGCGATGACCGCCCGCGACCCGGCCGGACGCCCGACCGCGGCCGCGGTCGCCGAAACGCTGAGCGAACCTCTCGCCGTGATCGAGGTGGCCACCGGTACCGTGCCGGCGAGCGCGCCGGCAGCGGCCGACCCGCCCACCGCGCTGTTGAGCGCGCCCGCCGCGGGCTCGGGCGGGACGAAGCTGCTCGACCGTCCGGCGGCACGCCGCAGCCGGCTGGGCTGGGCCGTGGCGGCCGCGTTGGCGGTCGCTGCCGGCGTGGCCGCGCTCGTGCTGGTACTCGCGCAGCCGTCCGGGACGAGTGGGCAGACCGGGCAGCCCCAGGACGGCGCGCCCACCGCGCCGGCGTACCCGAGGGTCGGCGGGACGCTCGGGACCTATCTGGACCAGCTGGAGAAGGCGGTCGGCCGATGA
- a CDS encoding S1C family serine protease produces the protein MTEPNQPNQPNQPNANDPQQPDTAPRQAGPQQAGPQQPSGAAYQPYQPYQPYQPAEPQYPLYAQQPLGAFGPAGEAPETGQLHPAGPHPAGPQQAQRPAAGRRTVLAAAVIAALIGGGVGAGTVALVRDNATTAPSAGLAFSTQPAPAAKVDGTVTAAAAKIGPSVVTINVTSPQESDTGSGVIIRQDGYILTNNHVIATATGGNGTIKVTLADGRTVPATVVGTDPSDDLAVLKVKLTGLTAATFASSSALQVGQTVVAVGAPLGLSDTVTAGIVSNTARPVTTGDSSNDQAVFNAVQTDAAINPGNSGGPLVNLNGDVVGINAAIATDQSSGGLQLPGQQSSSGNIGIGFAIPSDEASRIATELISTGKATHAVLGVSVGGSATQGSGAVIRSVTSGSPADKAGLRVGDVVTALAGQRIDEADALVAAVRSHAPGQQVKLTYSRGGNSTTVTLTLGESAS, from the coding sequence ATGACCGAGCCGAACCAGCCGAACCAGCCGAACCAGCCGAACGCGAACGACCCTCAGCAGCCGGACACAGCACCACGGCAGGCAGGCCCACAGCAGGCCGGCCCACAGCAGCCGTCCGGGGCGGCGTACCAGCCGTATCAGCCATACCAGCCGTACCAGCCGGCCGAGCCGCAGTACCCGCTCTACGCGCAGCAGCCGCTCGGCGCGTTCGGACCGGCGGGCGAGGCACCCGAGACCGGCCAGCTGCACCCTGCCGGACCGCACCCTGCCGGCCCGCAGCAGGCGCAGCGTCCCGCGGCCGGGCGGCGCACCGTGCTGGCCGCCGCCGTGATCGCCGCGCTGATCGGCGGTGGCGTCGGGGCCGGGACGGTTGCCCTCGTCCGGGACAACGCGACGACGGCACCCTCGGCGGGGCTGGCGTTCAGCACGCAGCCGGCGCCGGCGGCCAAGGTCGACGGCACCGTCACCGCGGCCGCCGCGAAGATCGGCCCCAGCGTGGTCACGATCAACGTCACATCGCCCCAGGAGAGTGACACCGGTTCTGGCGTGATCATCCGCCAGGACGGTTACATCCTCACCAACAATCATGTGATCGCGACGGCCACCGGTGGCAACGGCACCATCAAGGTCACCCTGGCCGACGGGCGCACCGTCCCCGCGACGGTCGTCGGAACCGATCCGTCCGACGATCTGGCCGTGCTCAAGGTGAAGCTGACCGGCCTGACCGCGGCGACGTTCGCCAGCTCGTCCGCGCTGCAGGTCGGTCAGACCGTGGTGGCCGTGGGGGCCCCGCTCGGGCTGTCCGACACGGTCACCGCCGGGATCGTCAGCAACACCGCGCGCCCCGTCACGACCGGGGACAGCAGCAACGATCAGGCCGTGTTCAACGCGGTGCAGACCGACGCCGCGATCAACCCCGGGAACTCCGGTGGTCCGCTGGTGAATCTCAACGGGGACGTGGTCGGCATCAACGCCGCGATCGCGACCGACCAGTCCAGCGGCGGCCTGCAGCTGCCCGGGCAGCAGAGCTCGTCGGGCAACATCGGCATCGGCTTCGCCATCCCGTCGGACGAGGCGAGCCGGATCGCGACCGAGCTCATCTCGACCGGCAAGGCCACCCACGCGGTGCTCGGGGTCAGCGTCGGCGGGAGCGCGACGCAGGGCAGTGGGGCGGTCATTCGCAGCGTCACCAGCGGATCCCCGGCGGACAAGGCCGGGCTGCGAGTCGGCGACGTGGTCACCGCCCTGGCCGGGCAGCGCATCGACGAGGCCGACGCGCTGGTGGCCGCGGTCCGCTCCCACGCTCCGGGCCAGCAGGTCAAGCTCACCTACTCCCGGGGCGGGAACAGCACGACGGTGACGCTCACGCTCGGCGAGTCCGCCAGCTGA
- a CDS encoding AMP-binding protein — MTVDLLGDARHLLVRAGTEARYAATVLHARGPGAVLTPPHKLLAGARAVEAYGPAGAAVTLAAAARPGAVAISDERGSITFGELDVRTNQLANALRDKGFRPGDSLGILARNHRGLFLAILAGARLGARTLLLNTDFAGPQLADVCSREQVALLVHDAEFAAAVAAYEPPLGAVIAWTDGPTAGLTVDRLCAGASGRPPPRPGRRQRIVLLTSGTTGTPKGAPRELALSLVIPGGYLSKIPLRSGRPVLLAAPAFHAWGLLSAMLALGLGNTLVMSRRFDAAEALDELARTRCDALITVPVLLSRLLADGAAVARHDLSALRVVAVSGSALSPELAARAMDLLGEIVYNLYGSTEVAYASIATPQDLRAAPGTVGRPPLGTIVKLLDDDGAGVPAGHTGRIFVGSSIAFEGYTGGGSKQTIAGLMATGDVGHVDAAGRLFVDGRDDDMIVSGGENVFPLEIEELLTSHPDVTDAAVIGVPDPDFGSRLRAYVVREPGSGLDQDAITQFVKANLARYKVPREVVFLDELPRNPAGKVLKRLLQ; from the coding sequence GTGACCGTGGACCTGCTCGGCGACGCCCGCCACCTGCTCGTCCGCGCCGGCACCGAGGCCCGCTACGCCGCGACCGTGCTGCACGCGCGCGGTCCGGGTGCCGTCCTCACGCCGCCGCACAAGTTGCTCGCCGGCGCGCGGGCCGTCGAGGCGTACGGCCCCGCCGGTGCCGCGGTCACGCTGGCGGCAGCGGCCCGTCCCGGTGCCGTGGCGATCTCGGACGAGCGCGGCTCGATCACCTTCGGCGAGCTTGACGTGCGTACCAACCAACTCGCGAATGCCTTGCGCGACAAGGGGTTTCGCCCGGGCGACAGCCTCGGCATCCTGGCCCGCAACCACCGCGGGCTGTTCCTGGCGATCTTGGCCGGCGCCCGGCTCGGTGCGCGCACGTTGCTGCTGAACACCGACTTCGCCGGCCCCCAGCTGGCCGACGTGTGCTCCCGCGAGCAGGTGGCGCTGCTGGTGCACGACGCCGAGTTCGCCGCCGCCGTGGCCGCCTACGAACCACCCCTGGGCGCGGTCATCGCCTGGACGGACGGCCCGACAGCGGGGCTCACCGTGGATCGACTCTGCGCCGGCGCGAGCGGCCGCCCTCCGCCGCGTCCGGGCCGCAGGCAGCGCATCGTGCTGCTCACCAGCGGCACCACCGGCACCCCGAAGGGCGCACCGCGCGAGCTGGCCCTCTCCCTGGTCATTCCCGGCGGCTACCTGTCCAAGATCCCGTTGCGATCCGGCCGGCCGGTGCTGCTTGCCGCGCCGGCATTCCACGCCTGGGGCCTGCTCAGCGCGATGCTGGCACTCGGCCTGGGGAACACGCTCGTGATGAGCCGGCGGTTCGACGCGGCAGAGGCGCTGGACGAGCTGGCGCGCACGCGATGCGACGCGTTGATCACCGTGCCCGTCCTGCTGTCCAGGTTGCTGGCCGACGGCGCGGCGGTCGCCCGCCACGACCTCAGCGCGCTGCGCGTCGTCGCCGTCTCGGGTTCGGCGCTGTCGCCGGAACTCGCCGCGCGCGCGATGGACCTGCTCGGCGAGATCGTCTACAACCTGTACGGCTCGACCGAGGTCGCGTACGCGAGCATCGCCACCCCGCAGGATCTGCGGGCCGCACCGGGCACCGTCGGCCGCCCGCCGCTCGGCACCATCGTCAAGCTGCTTGACGACGACGGCGCAGGGGTGCCCGCCGGCCACACCGGCCGGATCTTCGTGGGCAGCTCGATCGCGTTCGAGGGCTACACCGGCGGCGGCAGCAAGCAGACCATCGCCGGGCTGATGGCAACCGGCGACGTCGGGCATGTCGACGCGGCCGGCCGGCTGTTCGTCGACGGGCGCGACGACGACATGATCGTCTCCGGCGGCGAGAACGTGTTCCCACTGGAGATCGAGGAGCTGCTGACCTCGCACCCGGACGTCACCGACGCCGCCGTGATCGGGGTGCCGGACCCGGACTTCGGCTCCCGGCTGCGCGCCTACGTGGTCCGCGAGCCGGGGAGCGGGCTGGACCAGGACGCGATCACGCAGTTCGTGAAGGCCAACCTGGCCCGGTACAAGGTGCCGCGCGAGGTGGTGTTCCTCGACGAGCTGCCCCGCAATCCGGCGGGCAAGGTGCTCAAGCGGCTGCTGCAGTAG
- a CDS encoding Fpg/Nei family DNA glycosylase, which translates to MPELPEVEALASFLRERAAGRAVVRTDVASFSAVKTFDPPLSALNGAVVSGASRYGKFLSLDVGDGSDRLHLITHLSRAGWLQWREQLSPAPPKPGRGPLAFRLHLAPEFPAGPSSGFDLTEAGTQKRLAIYLVTDPRQVPGIAQLGPDALSLTRDQLAGLLAGERAQLKRAITHQSVIAGIGNAYSDEILHAARLSPFKLAAKLTDAEITRLHDAIGSVLTAAVERSVGQRAATLKGEKRSGLQVHARGGLPCPVCGDSIGTVSFADRSFQYCPTCQTEGRELADRRMSRLLR; encoded by the coding sequence GTGCCTGAGTTGCCCGAGGTCGAGGCGCTCGCGAGCTTCCTGCGCGAGCGGGCCGCCGGACGCGCAGTGGTGCGCACCGACGTCGCGTCGTTCAGCGCGGTGAAGACGTTCGATCCACCGCTGTCCGCGCTGAACGGGGCCGTGGTGAGCGGCGCCTCGCGGTACGGCAAGTTCCTCTCGCTGGACGTCGGGGACGGGTCGGACCGCCTGCACCTGATCACCCACCTGTCTCGCGCCGGCTGGCTGCAGTGGCGCGAGCAGCTCAGCCCGGCGCCGCCGAAGCCCGGACGCGGACCGCTCGCGTTCCGGCTGCACCTGGCGCCTGAGTTCCCGGCCGGGCCGAGCTCGGGTTTCGACCTGACCGAGGCGGGCACCCAGAAGCGGCTGGCGATCTACCTGGTCACCGACCCGCGGCAGGTCCCCGGCATCGCCCAGCTCGGGCCGGACGCGCTGTCACTCACCCGCGACCAGCTGGCCGGCCTACTGGCCGGCGAGCGCGCCCAGCTCAAGCGCGCGATCACCCACCAGTCCGTGATCGCCGGCATCGGCAACGCCTACTCCGATGAGATCCTGCATGCCGCCCGGCTCTCGCCGTTCAAGCTCGCGGCCAAGCTCACCGACGCCGAGATCACCCGGCTGCACGACGCGATCGGGTCGGTGTTGACCGCCGCGGTGGAGCGGTCGGTCGGGCAGCGGGCGGCCACCCTGAAGGGGGAGAAGCGCAGCGGGCTGCAGGTGCACGCGCGCGGCGGGCTGCCCTGCCCGGTCTGCGGCGACTCGATCGGCACCGTCTCCTTCGCCGACCGCTCGTTCCAGTACTGCCCGACCTGCCAGACCGAGGGCCGCGAACTGGCCGACCGCCGCATGTCCCGCCTGCTGCGCTGA